From the Lactobacillus johnsonii genome, the window GTATCTTTCTAAATGATTATTGATTATTTTGTTCTTCTTGTGCTTTCTTGATGTCTTCAGCACTAATTGCATTCTTTTGAATGTCAGAAGGAACGGCTAAATCACTGTGTTGACCTAATTGGTCGTAGGTTAGGTTCCAAGTGAAGTTATATTTTCCGCCAGCAGTATATTGGGCCTTAAAGGTCATTGACTCGACATTTTTGGTAGTTGGATCAATTAAATAAGTGATCTTAAGATTTTGAACTTGAGCTGATTTTACTAAGCGGGCTACCTGCATATTTTGAGAACCAGGAGTGTTCATGGCATCAATAATTAAAGGATTGACGGCATTCCATAGGTTGGCATCGGTACCATCAAAACTGATTTCATAATTTCCATTTTTTCTTTGAACAGTGGCTTTTTGAGCTAAAGATTTGTTAATTTTATTAAAAGTTGCAGGATCGAATCTTTCCTTTACTTGGTCTGAATCAAAGCTATCTGCATCAATTGAGTTTTTAATCCAATGGCCCTTGTTTTGCTCTAAAAGTAAGTACATATCCTTCTTGGTAAGCCACATTTGTTCAGTTTGAGATTTCTTCTTTTGAGTTAAGGTATAGGTAAGGTTAGTTACATCACCTTTGTCTTTGAATAAACCTTCTGATTTTGACTTTTGGTTCATTTCATTAGAATTAGTAGTTTGAGTGAAGTGACCGTTAGCAAAGCTAGAATTAAATTTTGCATTGATTAATGAACTTGCAGAAGGTCCAGTACTCTTTGCTTGTTTACTGCTTTTATTTGAACAAGCTGTAGTTAAAGAAACTAAAATTACTCCCAATAAAATTAGGAAGCTGAATTTTTTCTTCATAAAAATATATTCCCCCAATAAATGTATCTATCTTATTTTATTTTACTCTATTTTTGACTGAAAAAAGTATTCTAAGAGCTTAACTTTAGTGCTTTTTAAGGACATTTAAAATATTGCGCAATTTACTGCCTTTAACTTGTAAGTTACTTACTGCTTGGGTTACTTCAATGCAGCCAATATATTTACCATGTTCATTGTGAAGACTATAGAAGGAAATGTTAATTGGTTGTTTATTTTTGGTAATCATGATTGAAATGTTTTTACGCTTGCCGGCGTGCATTTGATCTAGGACTTCCTTAACATGCTTTTGACTGTGGCCGGGATGCACTTCAAAAACAGTCTTACCTATGTCTTTTTCAGTACGCTTAAATAGGCGATTCTCATTCATAGAGGACCAGACAACACGGTCGTTTTCATCTAAAACGTCCATTTCTTGTGGAATTGTTCTAAAAATTGCATTTAGCTGTTCAAGTGAGAGATGCCCACCATCTAACTTGATATTTTCCATAATTAAATACTTCCAATTCATCAAAATTAATATATCTATCGTTATTTTAACATTAAATATTTTGTGAATTAATCAAGCTTTTTTCCGTAATTCCTATGAAAATTTTGAATAAGCGTGTAAAATAGTTAGTGAAACATTGAATTTTAAAGGAGATACAGTTCATGTCGAAATTAGTTTTAATTCGTCACGGTCAAAGTGAATGGAACCTTTCTAACCAATTTACTGGTTGGGTTGATGTAAACCTTTCAGAAAAAGGTGTTGAAGAAGCTAAGAAGGCTGGTCGTTTAATTAAGGAACACGGTCTTGAATTTGATCAAGCTTACACTTCATTATTAACTCGTGCTATCAAGACTTTGCACTACGCACTTGAAGAAAGTGACCAACTTTGGATTCCTGAAACTAAGACTTGGAGATTAAACGAACGTCATTACGGTGCTCTTCAAGGTTTAAACAAGAAGGATACTGCTGAAAAGTACGGTGACGAACAAGTTCACATTTGGCGTCGTTCATACGATGTTTTGCCACCAGCTATTGATGACGATAACGAATACAGTCAAGCACATGACCGTCGTTACGCAAATCTTGATCCACATATCGTTCCTAAGGCAGAAAACTTACACGTTACTTTAGATCGTGTAATGCCATTCTGGGAAGATCACATTGCTCCAGATTTACTTGACGGCAAGAACGTTATTATTGCTGCACACGGTAACTCACTTCGTGCTTTAACTAAGTACATTGAAAACATCTCTGATGATGACATCATGGACTTAGAAATGAAGACTGGTGAACCAGTTGTTTACACATTTGACGACAAGTTAGATGTTGTTAACAAAGAAAAGCTTGACGACTAATTTTTAGTTCTTGAGTAAAAGAAGCTCCGACGAAAGTCGGAGCTTTTTTGTTGAGAGGGATAATCATGAGAGAAAGAATTGTAACATACCCAGCAATCTTTAAACCAATTGAAGATAATGTTTACTTTATTAGTTTTCCCGATGTTAAGGGAGCTATTACTGAAGGGCATGGACTAAAAGATGCTTTTGAAATGGCAGCAGATGCTTGGGGAACAATTTTGTTTGATGAAAAGAAATTGCCAAAAATGACTGATCCCGCTGAGATTAAAATAGAGTATCCTGGCACTTTTGTCACATTAGTATCGACTGATCTAACTAAGTCAGTAGCTAGCTTTGAAAAAATATAACTATACCTGCTAAGCTGGTCCTCCAAGCTGAGAAAAAGAAAATTAATTTTTCCAAAGTATTAACAGAAGTACTTAGGAAAAAATTGAACTATCAATAATTACCAGGCAAAGCTAAAATATATTAATGATGACATTCCCTTAAAAATCTTATATAATTGTAAAAGAAAAGGAGATAGAGAGTGCGAGTCTCTACCTCCAATCGTAACTTAAGATGACTGAGTGTGTGGCTAATCCTTGTGATTAGCCTTTTTTGTTATTGCATAAGCAATTGTTGCACGGATTAGGAAAATACCCAATGCGTTTAAGACAATGCCGATAGCAATAGCAGCTATTATCAAGGCACACCAACACTCCAGCCTATCCAAATTATCATGGCTTCCACCTCCGTAACCTAAAATATATGTGAGGGGTGTAGAGCCATGAAAAGTTACTAAGCTCTTATATTAGCTATCTATAAAAGCCTAGTAAAAATTATATCAAAATATGAATTGAGAATTTGTAGTATTAAACACAAAAAAAAGACATTCCATCAGGAATGTCTAAAGTGTGACTATATGTTTAAATTTTGATTTAACTAAGAACTAGTTTTATAATTTTACCAACTAGCTTTGCGCACACCAGGAAGTTGTCCCTTGTGTGCTAATTCTTTAAAGCGTAAACGTGACATACCAAACTTACGCATATAACCATGTGGTCTACCATCATGTAAATCACGGTTATGGTAGTGAGTTGGGTGAGCATCAAGCGGTAATTTTGCTAATGCTTCTACGTCACCAGCTTCTTTTAATTCATAGTATTTCTTGATTAATTCACGCTGCTTAGCAGCCTTAACGATTTTGGATTTTTTTGCCATATATCTTTCCTTTCGAATATAGAGTATAAAAAATAGTTTAATTAAGAATAAAAAAGGACTAATTTGAGCTAACTTAAAGTAAGTATATTGTATTAAATTATTAATAATTTGTCAAAAAGAAAGTATTTTAAAAAGAATTAGTTTAAAATAAGTAATGATTGATTAAAGAAGGGAAAATAAGCCGTGGGTATTTTTAAAAGAATACTTCATAATGAAGACTTGCGACAGCTAATAATTTATGTATTAATTGGTGTGTTAGGATTAGGTGTTGACTTTGGAATTTTTGCCATTCTAACTCACTTTAAGATGCAAGTCGAAGTAGCTAATTTTATTTCATCATCTTGTGGGTTGATCAACAACTTTTTCTGGAATAGTTTTCTTAACTTTAAGGTTCACGATAAATTATTAGTAAGATTTATTTCCTATTATTTAGTAGGACAAATTACAACTTTGTTTACAACTGTCTGCCTATTTATTTTTGTAACTCAACTTGGCTATAATCAATTGATTGTAAAGGCTGTTTCTACATTTATCGCTACCTTGATCCAATTTGTAATTAATAAGTTACTTACCTTTAGAAAAATTAAAACTACTAAACCAAAAGTAGACGTTAGAAAGTAATAAGAAAGACTGTTAAAGTATGAAAAAATTATCAATTATAGTTCCTTGTTATAATGAAGAGGAATCTGTACCACTTTTTTATCCCGCAGTGAATAAAGTAATGGATACTATTCCTGATCTAGAACCAGAATATTGGTTTATTAACGATGGATCGAAGGATAATACCCTAAAAGAAATTAAAGAACTACGCAAGAAGGATCCAGAGCATGTACACTTTGTTTCATTTTCAAGAAACTTTGGTAAGGAATCCGCTCTTTACGCTGGACTTCAAGCGGCAACTGGAGATTATGTGGTTGTAATGGATGTTGACTTACAAGATCCTCCTAAGTTCTTACCACAAATGTATGATCTAATTAAAACGGGAGAATACGACTGTATTGGAACCCGTAGAGTGGATCGTACCGGAGAAGCTAAATTTAAGTCCTTCTTAAGCGATATGTTTTATAAGGTGGTTAATAAGATCTCTGATACTGAAATCGTACCAGGAGCTCGTGATTATCGAATGATGACTCGTCAAATGGTAGACGCAGTTTTGAATATGCCTGAATACAACCGTTTTTCAAAGGGGATTTTCTCTTGGGTTGGATTTAAGACCAAATACTTAGACTATCACAATGTTGAACGTGTTGCTGGTGAAAGTGACTGGAACACTTGGAAGTTATTCAAATATGCCATGGATGGGATTGCCGACTTTTCTCAGGCTCCGCTTAACTTGGCTGTCTGGATTGGTACAGGATCGTTTATCTTATCACTTATTGGATTGATAGCAGTGATTATCCGTCGTGTGCTTTACCCAGATTCAAGCATTTTTGGTTGGGCTTCAATGGTATGCATTATATTGCTTCTTGGTGGTCTACAACTTCTCTGCATTGGTATTTTAGGTAAATATATTGGTAGGGTATATATTCAAGTTAAGAATCGACCAATTTATATTATTAAAGAGAAAAAATAAACGTAATAAAAGACCGAAGTTCACGTGGAGCTTCGGTCTTTTTTGATAACAAAAGTTAGTATTCTTTAAGTTAGACTTGTTTATGATTGTACTTCTTCCAAAAAAATCCCTCCTGTATTTAATTTCTAAAAAAGCGTCGCTGATCATACTAACAGAAAAAATTTTTTATCGTAAGTAATTTTTTTGGAGATTCTAAATTTGAAAAGTGCGATAATTTGAACAAGGGAGAATTTACGAATGAAAAAATTAACAAAAGATATCTGGATAAAGATTGCTCTATCTCTTCTAGGAGTTTTGGCTGCTATTTTGGTCTATGTACCTAACTATGCTCTAGTTGATCAAGGGCTCAAAGGTAGATGTGCTATCTTTTTTATTATTGCGATAGTTTTACTTTGGCTACCAATGGAGCTAAAGAGCAGTATTTTTGCACTTAATTTTTATTATGAATTAGGTTTGATTTTGATTATTGTCTTTTTCATGACTAATCAAATGGCAATGAATTTTACTATTGGTCTAGTGATTGCTTTGCTTTTACTAACTTGGATTGGAATGGTAATTTTTAAAAATAATTTAGTCATGAAGCAAAAAAATAGTGAGCTTTTAATCATTAGACTTGTCATGATGCTGGTTTTAGCATATTTAGCCTATATCAGCGGTTTTGCAGCTCTTATGGGAGCTGAGATCTTTACAGTACAAGGACAAACTTGGCTACTTATTTTGGGTTTTGTTCTGTGTGTATATTATCTCGTCTTAGCAGGAAGTATTTGGCAACCATGGTTTAGAAGATGGACTTCTTGGATCATGATTTTAGTAGCAGTTGTTTTGCATATGTTATTTGCAAGTGCCACCTCTTTAAATATTATCTTTTTGCCTTTAATTGGAGAGGTTATTTTACTTATTCTAGCTTGGCGGAGTAACAGAATTTTAATGAAAAAGAAAAGGATTTCATAATTAGCTCTTGTCAGACTGTATCGATCCTTGATAGAATTAATTGTTTAAAAATTTAGGAGAGATACAAAATTATGAAATATGTTTATTTGTTTTTACCAGCAATCGGCTGGGGACTTATGCCCTTAGTTATTGCAAGTGTAAAGAATAGTACAGTTTATAATCAAATCGTTGGTACTGTTGCTGCTTCATTTATTTTTGGCGCAATTGTAATGGCAATCATGCATCCAGCAATGAGCTGGTCACTCTTCTTGCTTTCTGCATTAGGAGGAGCTTGCTGGGTGATTGGTCAAGTTGGTCAATATATTT encodes:
- a CDS encoding glycosyltransferase family 2 protein, producing the protein MKKLSIIVPCYNEEESVPLFYPAVNKVMDTIPDLEPEYWFINDGSKDNTLKEIKELRKKDPEHVHFVSFSRNFGKESALYAGLQAATGDYVVVMDVDLQDPPKFLPQMYDLIKTGEYDCIGTRRVDRTGEAKFKSFLSDMFYKVVNKISDTEIVPGARDYRMMTRQMVDAVLNMPEYNRFSKGIFSWVGFKTKYLDYHNVERVAGESDWNTWKLFKYAMDGIADFSQAPLNLAVWIGTGSFILSLIGLIAVIIRRVLYPDSSIFGWASMVCIILLLGGLQLLCIGILGKYIGRVYIQVKNRPIYIIKEKK
- a CDS encoding 2,3-diphosphoglycerate-dependent phosphoglycerate mutase gives rise to the protein MSKLVLIRHGQSEWNLSNQFTGWVDVNLSEKGVEEAKKAGRLIKEHGLEFDQAYTSLLTRAIKTLHYALEESDQLWIPETKTWRLNERHYGALQGLNKKDTAEKYGDEQVHIWRRSYDVLPPAIDDDNEYSQAHDRRYANLDPHIVPKAENLHVTLDRVMPFWEDHIAPDLLDGKNVIIAAHGNSLRALTKYIENISDDDIMDLEMKTGEPVVYTFDDKLDVVNKEKLDD
- a CDS encoding PAS domain-containing protein → MENIKLDGGHLSLEQLNAIFRTIPQEMDVLDENDRVVWSSMNENRLFKRTEKDIGKTVFEVHPGHSQKHVKEVLDQMHAGKRKNISIMITKNKQPINISFYSLHNEHGKYIGCIEVTQAVSNLQVKGSKLRNILNVLKKH
- the rpsN gene encoding 30S ribosomal protein S14; the protein is MAKKSKIVKAAKQRELIKKYYELKEAGDVEALAKLPLDAHPTHYHNRDLHDGRPHGYMRKFGMSRLRFKELAHKGQLPGVRKASW
- a CDS encoding DUF6612 family protein; its protein translation is MKKKFSFLILLGVILVSLTTACSNKSSKQAKSTGPSASSLINAKFNSSFANGHFTQTTNSNEMNQKSKSEGLFKDKGDVTNLTYTLTQKKKSQTEQMWLTKKDMYLLLEQNKGHWIKNSIDADSFDSDQVKERFDPATFNKINKSLAQKATVQRKNGNYEISFDGTDANLWNAVNPLIIDAMNTPGSQNMQVARLVKSAQVQNLKITYLIDPTTKNVESMTFKAQYTAGGKYNFTWNLTYDQLGQHSDLAVPSDIQKNAISAEDIKKAQEEQNNQ
- a CDS encoding type II toxin-antitoxin system HicB family antitoxin codes for the protein MRERIVTYPAIFKPIEDNVYFISFPDVKGAITEGHGLKDAFEMAADAWGTILFDEKKLPKMTDPAEIKIEYPGTFVTLVSTDLTKSVASFEKI
- a CDS encoding GtrA family protein, coding for MGIFKRILHNEDLRQLIIYVLIGVLGLGVDFGIFAILTHFKMQVEVANFISSSCGLINNFFWNSFLNFKVHDKLLVRFISYYLVGQITTLFTTVCLFIFVTQLGYNQLIVKAVSTFIATLIQFVINKLLTFRKIKTTKPKVDVRK